A single Caretta caretta isolate rCarCar2 chromosome 2, rCarCar1.hap1, whole genome shotgun sequence DNA region contains:
- the LOC142070957 gene encoding uncharacterized protein LOC142070957 gives MVHAAKARSDLTAEELADLVSVCPVTWQNDDQGNPVGTWTTLPYSVVREVKKAIREFGLTSTFVRGLIEGMGTGYSLIPEDWKTLLRMMLSPSQYVIWLSEYRQMAERQGQDRCGFQLGVCDRHLNNMAWHQGLSNPIPEFQLTLEETALPPESTTTGRKRRRRSVPSQPVTWGAVKALVAAAQRRLAADQQPETPETLFVAILAQITANSVMIVCLLCLLFPVGVGSEAPPPL, from the exons atggttcacgcagcgaaagctcgatcagatcttacagcggaggagctggctgatctggtctccgtttgcccggtgacctggcagaatgatgaccagggcaaccccgtgggcacctggaccactttgccatactcggtggttagagaggtaaagaaagcaattcgtgaatttggcctgactagcacctttgtgcgtggtctcattgaagggatgggtactgggtactccctaatccctgaggattggaaaacgctgctgcgcatgatgttgtcacccagtcagtatgttatttggcttagtgagtatcggcagatggcagaacgccaaggtcag gaccgttgtgggttccagctcggtgtgtgcgaccggcacttaaacaacatggcatggcaccagggactgtcgaatcccataccggagtttcagctgaccttggaggagaccgcgttgccccccgagtcgacaacgacgggacggaaacggaggaggcgtagcgtcccaagccagcccgtgacatggggagcagtaaaagcattggtcgccgcggctcaacgaagactggcagcagatcaacagccagagactcctgagactttgtttgtggcgattctcgcccaaatcactgctaattctgtgatgattgtgtgccttttgtgcctgctatttcctgtaggggttggctcggaagcgcCTCCCCCGTTataa